One Marmota flaviventris isolate mMarFla1 chromosome 16, mMarFla1.hap1, whole genome shotgun sequence DNA segment encodes these proteins:
- the Akain1 gene encoding A-kinase anchor protein inhibitor 1, with protein MGERYGDSVGNEEGEFSKLISLLPTSLLYFWLGEKPGNEPEEVKLQNASKQIVQNAILQAVQQVSQESQPREDKNIDARGRSQLGVQELTKKHEKK; from the exons ATGGGGGAACGGTATGGAGATTCTGTTGGAAATGAGGAAGGGGAG TTCTCCAAATTGATTTCTCTTCTTCCCACctcccttttatatttttggttaggtGAGAAGCCTGGAAATGAGCCTGAGGAGGTGAAACTGCAGAATGCCAGCAAACAGATTGTGCAGAATGCCATCCTACAGGCTGTGCAGCAGGTCTCCCAGGAGAGTCAGCCCCGGGAAGACAAGAACATCGACGCCCGGGGCCGCAGCCAGCTGGGTGTGCAGGAGTTAACCAAGAAGCACGAAAAGAAGTAA